A section of the Amycolatopsis sp. AA4 genome encodes:
- a CDS encoding PLP-dependent aminotransferase family protein, which yields METIRELLLPAATGGRRGRAVEAALRDAIRTGRLAVGTRLPSSRDLARQLGVARGTVTALYEQLTAEGYLLSKHGSGTRVAPIDGTAPKTQVSAAKTPAWEFDLRPGLPALSAFPRAEWLAAEREALNATPDLGLGYPDPTGHPALRAELAAYLGRVRALPTNPDDIVITSGAAEALSLLADALPDQRIAVEDPSHHGQANLLRDHGLVPVGIPVDDKGINVDALSTSDCSVVLVTAAHQFPLGVALHPERRRRLLSWAAETGGLVLEDDYDAEHRYDRPALGAMRALAPEHVAYIGSVSKVLAPALRIGWLIPPRRLRDAVARVKEMHDLGCPPLPQAALAHLIATGGYDRHLRRTRRLYRARRDTLIEALTQRLPQWQPVGIAAGLHLVVRLPDGADDVRLQEKLAAASVHAPALSTYSHSSAGYPGLVLGYAALPPDRLRAAVERIASAG from the coding sequence GTGGAAACCATCCGCGAACTGCTGCTGCCCGCCGCCACCGGAGGACGCCGGGGGCGCGCGGTCGAGGCCGCGTTGCGCGACGCGATCCGCACCGGGCGGCTGGCGGTCGGCACCCGGCTGCCGTCGAGCCGCGACCTCGCGCGCCAGCTCGGGGTCGCGCGCGGCACGGTGACCGCGTTGTACGAGCAGCTCACCGCCGAGGGTTATCTGCTGAGCAAGCACGGGTCGGGCACGCGCGTCGCGCCGATCGACGGTACCGCACCGAAAACCCAGGTCAGCGCGGCGAAGACGCCGGCCTGGGAGTTCGACCTGCGCCCCGGACTGCCGGCGTTGTCCGCGTTTCCGCGCGCCGAATGGCTTGCCGCCGAACGAGAAGCCCTGAACGCGACGCCCGATCTCGGCCTCGGCTACCCCGATCCGACCGGCCATCCGGCGTTGCGCGCGGAACTGGCCGCCTACCTCGGGCGCGTCCGGGCGTTGCCGACGAACCCGGACGACATCGTGATCACCAGCGGCGCGGCGGAAGCGTTGTCGTTGCTGGCCGACGCCTTGCCGGACCAGCGCATCGCCGTCGAGGATCCGAGCCACCACGGCCAGGCGAACCTGCTGCGCGACCATGGACTGGTGCCGGTCGGGATCCCGGTCGACGACAAGGGCATCAACGTCGACGCACTGTCCACTTCAGACTGTTCCGTCGTGCTGGTGACCGCCGCGCACCAGTTCCCGCTCGGCGTCGCGTTGCATCCGGAACGTCGTCGGCGGCTGCTTTCCTGGGCAGCGGAAACCGGCGGGCTCGTCCTGGAAGACGACTACGACGCCGAGCATCGCTACGACCGTCCGGCTCTCGGCGCGATGCGTGCGCTCGCCCCGGAGCACGTCGCGTACATCGGCAGCGTCAGCAAGGTACTCGCGCCAGCGTTGCGGATCGGCTGGCTCATTCCGCCGCGACGGCTGCGCGACGCCGTGGCGCGGGTCAAGGAAATGCACGACCTCGGCTGCCCGCCGCTTCCGCAAGCCGCGCTCGCGCATCTGATCGCCACCGGCGGATACGACCGGCATCTGCGGCGCACGCGACGGCTGTACCGCGCTCGTCGGGACACGCTTATCGAAGCTCTAACTCAGCGATTGCCGCAGTGGCAGCCAGTCGGGATCGCCGCCGGGCTGCACCTGGTCGTCCGCCTCCCCGACGGCGCCGATGACGTGCGACTGCAGGAAAAACTCGCCGCGGCGAGCGTGCACGCCCCGGCTTTGTCGACTTATTCCCATAGCTCGGCCGGATATCCGGGTCTCGTGCTCGGGTACGCCGCGCTCCCGCCGGACCGGCTCCGCGCCGCCGTCGAGCGGATCGCGTCGGCCGGTTGA
- a CDS encoding PstS family phosphate ABC transporter substrate-binding protein, whose amino-acid sequence MSFGDVLRALAEVLTSDRGIVPIAVVAGATILAPIVDRYVIRRRRVIYRELYNSKIGLNPVTLRDQENGAVQADPELVRTVQLLEPLSVVVIRIRNTGSFDIGPDDWEHPLQFTFGRRVVWDARVSDAKDGLREVVRNGLEFFTHDQPTPESGTARLSGVRALLSQRLSGFLRQPESPAPAPQTPQWHGVRLEQLSLKRREKFKLVVVLREPDDWQGGPLSKELDVTGRLSGGRIKDERKQRWLSWPVVTVAIGVLLTGVLLSTLIVAASRGPAAGCGTGNLAVHGSSAFARIMNSIATEYHGQCPEAAITTQAVGSVSAVRELGPLPAEQKDSLAVLSDGKATGAGTDLVTQPVAVLVYSLVVNKSVGVDHLSSEQVRGIFSGKYTDWAQLREGPSIPVRIVGRGQESGTRKTFEEKVLSAAEPGLSSDDCRTPTRAPHAAVVRCERGTTDELLRAVGDTPGAIGYADVPAAKIAAASGRVAMAKLDDRYPDVTSIDAGYRFWTVEYLYTKGVPENDSLLKQFIDYLRSSTARAELQDAGYTPCVTKQGLLDQYCTRPDA is encoded by the coding sequence GTGAGCTTCGGAGATGTCCTGCGAGCGCTCGCCGAGGTGCTCACTTCCGATCGCGGCATCGTGCCGATCGCGGTCGTCGCGGGCGCGACGATCCTCGCCCCGATCGTCGACCGCTACGTGATCCGCCGCAGGCGCGTCATCTACCGGGAGCTGTACAACTCCAAGATCGGCCTCAACCCGGTGACGCTGCGCGATCAGGAAAACGGCGCGGTGCAAGCGGATCCGGAACTCGTGCGCACGGTGCAGCTGCTGGAACCGCTGAGCGTGGTCGTGATCCGCATCCGCAACACCGGCAGTTTCGACATCGGCCCGGACGACTGGGAACACCCGCTGCAGTTCACCTTCGGCCGGAGGGTGGTGTGGGACGCGCGCGTGTCCGACGCCAAAGACGGTCTGCGGGAAGTGGTGCGGAACGGGCTTGAATTCTTCACTCATGATCAGCCTACGCCGGAATCCGGCACCGCGCGACTGTCCGGCGTGCGAGCCTTGTTGTCGCAACGGTTGTCCGGGTTCCTGCGACAGCCCGAATCCCCTGCTCCAGCCCCGCAGACGCCGCAGTGGCACGGCGTCCGCCTCGAACAGCTTTCGTTGAAGCGACGGGAAAAGTTCAAACTCGTCGTCGTCCTGCGCGAGCCCGACGACTGGCAAGGCGGGCCGCTGTCCAAAGAACTGGACGTCACCGGACGGCTCAGCGGCGGGCGGATCAAGGACGAGCGCAAACAGCGCTGGCTGTCGTGGCCGGTAGTGACCGTGGCGATCGGAGTGCTGCTGACCGGCGTTTTGCTGAGCACGCTGATCGTCGCCGCGTCACGCGGTCCCGCGGCCGGCTGCGGCACCGGAAACCTTGCGGTGCACGGGTCCAGCGCGTTCGCCCGGATCATGAACAGCATCGCGACGGAGTACCACGGGCAGTGTCCGGAGGCGGCAATCACCACGCAGGCGGTCGGAAGCGTGTCCGCGGTGCGCGAGCTGGGGCCGTTGCCAGCAGAGCAAAAAGACAGCTTGGCAGTGCTGTCCGACGGCAAGGCTACGGGCGCTGGGACGGATCTGGTCACGCAACCGGTCGCGGTGCTCGTGTACAGCCTGGTAGTGAACAAGTCCGTCGGCGTCGACCATCTGAGCAGCGAGCAGGTGCGAGGCATTTTCAGCGGCAAGTACACCGACTGGGCGCAACTGCGCGAGGGTCCGTCCATCCCGGTGCGGATCGTCGGACGCGGGCAGGAATCGGGCACGCGCAAGACTTTCGAGGAGAAAGTGCTGAGCGCGGCCGAGCCGGGATTGTCGTCGGACGACTGCCGGACGCCGACCCGTGCCCCGCACGCCGCGGTGGTGCGCTGCGAACGCGGCACGACCGACGAGCTGCTGCGGGCCGTCGGCGACACCCCCGGGGCGATCGGCTACGCGGACGTGCCCGCGGCCAAGATCGCCGCGGCGAGCGGGCGGGTCGCCATGGCTAAGCTCGACGACCGCTACCCCGACGTGACCAGCATCGACGCCGGTTATCGCTTCTGGACGGTGGAGTACCTCTACACCAAGGGCGTGCCGGAGAACGACTCGCTGCTGAAGCAGTTCATCGACTACCTCCGCAGCAGCACGGCCCGGGCGGAATTGCAGGACGCAGGGTACACGCCGTGTGTGACGAAACAGGGGCTGCTGGACCAGTACTGCACTCGTCCGGATGCCTGA
- a CDS encoding ATP-dependent DNA ligase, whose amino-acid sequence MLFTDLVTASAELAATRSRKTKIAVLAAVLRAAEPGELPAVIAYLTGQTAQDRLGAGWRTLADLAVEPAAAPAVSVAEVDAALTEVAAAAGAGSVKRRAVALTALFSRLTRAEQEFVFRLVTGELRQGALEGVMVDAVAAAAEVGLEQVRRAFMLSGRLPVTGQAALTGGAAALAEFGLELGRPVRPMLASPAESLEEAVTEHGNAIVEYKMDGARIQVHRRGAEVHVYTRTLREITGSVGELVELVRALPCESVVLDGETLALTDEGRPRPFQETMSRFGSTRDEQVRALLLRPYFFDCLHLDGVDLLDAPLSERNEALRKVAGEHVIPGSVRPESPAAVLDAAMDAGHEGVMVKDLDSIYAAGRRGRAWLKVKPVHTIDLVVLAAEWGHGRRTGKLSNLHLGARDPDGGPPIMVGKTFKGLTDELLAWQTERFQEIETHRDRWTVHVRPETVVEIELDGAQVSTRYPGGLALRFARVVRYRPDKDPGEADTIDTVRGLLRGSRPAVESGPAEGTAAAGQAGSAERTSPREQAGSEEASG is encoded by the coding sequence GTGTTGTTCACCGACCTCGTCACCGCCTCCGCCGAACTGGCGGCCACGCGGTCACGGAAAACGAAAATCGCCGTGCTGGCCGCCGTGCTGCGCGCGGCCGAACCCGGCGAACTGCCCGCGGTGATCGCGTATCTCACCGGGCAGACCGCGCAGGACCGGCTCGGAGCCGGCTGGCGCACGCTCGCCGACCTCGCCGTCGAACCCGCGGCCGCGCCCGCCGTGTCCGTGGCGGAGGTCGACGCCGCGCTCACCGAGGTCGCCGCCGCGGCGGGCGCGGGTTCGGTGAAGCGCCGGGCGGTGGCGCTCACCGCGCTGTTCTCCCGGCTGACCCGCGCCGAGCAGGAGTTCGTGTTCCGGCTCGTCACCGGCGAGCTGCGGCAGGGTGCGCTGGAAGGCGTGATGGTCGACGCGGTCGCGGCGGCGGCCGAGGTGGGCCTCGAGCAGGTACGGCGCGCGTTCATGCTGTCCGGGCGGTTGCCGGTCACCGGGCAGGCAGCGCTCACCGGGGGCGCGGCGGCGCTTGCCGAGTTCGGGCTGGAGCTGGGCCGTCCCGTGCGGCCGATGCTCGCGTCCCCGGCGGAATCGCTGGAGGAGGCGGTGACCGAGCACGGGAACGCGATCGTCGAGTACAAAATGGACGGTGCGCGGATCCAGGTGCATCGGCGGGGTGCGGAGGTGCACGTGTACACGCGCACGCTGCGGGAAATCACCGGCAGCGTAGGCGAACTGGTCGAACTGGTGCGGGCGTTGCCGTGTGAATCAGTGGTGCTGGACGGCGAAACGCTCGCGCTCACCGACGAGGGGCGGCCGCGGCCGTTCCAGGAAACGATGAGCCGGTTCGGCAGCACGCGGGACGAACAGGTGCGGGCGTTGCTGCTGCGGCCGTACTTCTTCGACTGCCTGCACCTGGACGGGGTCGATCTGCTCGACGCGCCCCTGTCCGAACGCAACGAGGCGCTGCGGAAGGTCGCGGGCGAGCACGTGATTCCCGGTTCGGTCCGGCCGGAATCGCCGGCGGCGGTGCTCGACGCGGCGATGGACGCCGGGCACGAGGGCGTGATGGTAAAGGACCTCGATTCGATCTACGCGGCCGGACGGCGCGGGCGCGCGTGGCTGAAGGTGAAACCGGTGCACACCATCGATCTGGTGGTGCTGGCGGCGGAATGGGGCCACGGGCGGCGCACCGGCAAACTGTCCAACCTCCACCTCGGCGCGCGCGATCCGGACGGCGGGCCGCCGATCATGGTGGGCAAGACGTTCAAGGGGCTCACCGACGAGCTGCTGGCCTGGCAGACCGAGCGGTTCCAGGAGATCGAGACGCACCGCGACCGGTGGACCGTCCACGTGCGCCCGGAGACGGTGGTCGAGATCGAACTGGACGGGGCGCAGGTCAGCACGCGGTACCCGGGCGGGCTGGCGCTGCGGTTCGCGCGGGTGGTGCGGTACCGGCCGGACAAGGACCCGGGCGAGGCCGACACCATCGACACCGTCCGGGGGTTGCTGCGCGGCAGCCGTCCGGCGGTGGAATCCGGCCCGGCGGAAGGGACCGCGGCCGCGGGCCAGGCTGGTTCCGCGGAGCGGACCAGTCCTCGAGAGCAGGCCGGTTCCGAGGAGGCGTCCGGATGA
- a CDS encoding S8 family serine peptidase, giving the protein MTFRVKSAVRGFGRPMTLLAGVVLAATVVAAPASAAPAPPKQPPRHHFSAAAQSFVGATTVQERVARLNAAMAKLPKESGAYNATKLWNQGITGAGSTVATLVSFGDDKVKQVLDEYSRQHGLPPANVEVLQPSGAVPACTDPGVDTATCQSWGGETDLDVTMMHAMAPGAKIVVAATPVAETQGFAGLPEMMHAVDYLTEHRIADVVSMSFGTTEENFPSFESIKTLDPALERASKAGVTLVASSGDDGPTGAYLQGPGRYPYRVASWPASDPNVTALGGTQLHLDANGVRTRPDDLVNAADNGFSEGAGLSKAYARPSWQNRVKKVTGSSMRAYPDISMEGVQGTSQSAPLFAGVLALAVQANHGRLGQINPALYSKLGPQGTAAGIVDVTKGDNSQWDVEGFKAGPGYDIASGWGTIDASVFVPALVKAVR; this is encoded by the coding sequence ATGACGTTCCGGGTGAAATCAGCCGTCCGGGGATTCGGGCGGCCGATGACCCTGCTGGCGGGCGTGGTGCTCGCCGCCACCGTGGTGGCGGCACCGGCCAGTGCCGCGCCAGCTCCGCCGAAGCAGCCGCCGCGGCATCATTTCTCGGCTGCCGCGCAGTCGTTCGTCGGCGCGACCACTGTGCAGGAGCGGGTGGCGCGGCTCAACGCCGCGATGGCCAAGCTGCCGAAGGAAAGCGGCGCGTACAACGCCACGAAGCTGTGGAACCAGGGCATCACCGGAGCCGGGTCCACCGTGGCCACGCTGGTGTCGTTCGGCGACGACAAGGTCAAGCAGGTGCTGGACGAGTACTCGCGGCAGCACGGCCTGCCGCCGGCGAACGTCGAGGTGCTGCAGCCCTCCGGCGCGGTGCCCGCGTGCACCGATCCCGGGGTCGACACGGCCACCTGCCAGTCGTGGGGCGGGGAAACCGATCTCGACGTCACGATGATGCACGCGATGGCTCCGGGCGCGAAGATCGTCGTCGCCGCCACCCCGGTCGCCGAGACGCAGGGCTTCGCCGGTCTGCCGGAAATGATGCACGCGGTGGACTACCTGACCGAGCATCGGATCGCCGACGTGGTCTCGATGAGCTTCGGCACCACCGAGGAGAACTTCCCGTCGTTCGAGTCGATCAAGACCCTCGACCCGGCGCTGGAGCGGGCGAGCAAGGCGGGCGTCACGCTGGTCGCGTCGTCCGGTGACGACGGGCCGACCGGGGCGTACCTGCAAGGCCCCGGCAGGTATCCGTACCGCGTGGCGAGCTGGCCGGCCAGCGACCCGAACGTCACCGCCCTCGGCGGCACCCAGCTGCACCTCGACGCGAACGGCGTCCGCACCCGGCCGGACGACCTCGTCAACGCGGCGGACAACGGATTCAGCGAAGGGGCGGGCCTGTCGAAGGCGTACGCGCGGCCGTCGTGGCAGAACCGCGTCAAGAAGGTCACCGGCAGCTCGATGCGGGCGTACCCGGACATCAGCATGGAAGGCGTCCAGGGCACGTCCCAGTCGGCGCCGCTGTTCGCCGGCGTGCTGGCGTTGGCGGTGCAGGCCAACCACGGCCGGCTCGGCCAGATCAACCCGGCGCTGTACTCGAAGCTGGGTCCGCAGGGAACCGCGGCCGGGATCGTCGACGTCACCAAGGGCGACAACAGTCAGTGGGACGTCGAAGGCTTCAAGGCCGGTCCGGGCTACGACATCGCGAGCGGCTGGGGCACGATCGACGCCTCGGTCTTCGTGCCTGCCCTGGTGAAGGCGGTGCGGTGA
- a CDS encoding Pr6Pr family membrane protein, which produces MSSKALARLWFGVTAAVVLAALVVQIVALVPAQGRYASFGGRVANLFTYFTIISNVLVLVTSAAFARGRGTSRLMRVLWLDALVGIVVTGVVYQVALAGLYELHGLSLAADILLHRVTPVLCVLGWLLFAPRVLEWRTVWWSLVYPLVWLAFTLVRGAIDGYYPYPFVNADQLGYGQVALNCLLIGVFFIVLASGARVADRRLTRAPAETRSADR; this is translated from the coding sequence ATGTCGTCGAAAGCGTTGGCCCGGCTGTGGTTCGGGGTGACCGCGGCGGTCGTGCTGGCCGCGCTCGTGGTCCAGATCGTCGCGCTGGTGCCCGCGCAGGGACGGTACGCCAGCTTCGGCGGGCGGGTGGCGAACCTGTTCACCTACTTCACGATCATCTCGAACGTCCTCGTCCTCGTCACCAGCGCGGCTTTCGCCCGCGGCCGCGGCACCTCGCGGCTGATGCGCGTGCTGTGGCTGGACGCGCTGGTCGGGATCGTGGTCACCGGGGTCGTCTACCAGGTCGCGCTCGCCGGGCTGTACGAGTTGCACGGGCTCAGCCTCGCCGCGGACATCCTGCTGCACCGCGTCACCCCGGTGCTGTGCGTGCTCGGCTGGCTGCTCTTCGCGCCGCGCGTGCTGGAATGGCGCACCGTCTGGTGGTCGCTCGTCTATCCGTTGGTGTGGCTGGCTTTCACGCTCGTCCGCGGCGCGATCGACGGCTACTACCCGTATCCGTTCGTCAACGCCGACCAGCTCGGCTACGGACAGGTCGCGCTGAACTGCCTGCTCATCGGCGTCTTCTTCATCGTGCTCGCCAGCGGGGCCCGGGTCGCCGACCGGCGGCTCACGCGCGCACCCGCCGAAACGCGTTCAGCGGATCGCTGA
- a CDS encoding NADH:flavin oxidoreductase/NADH oxidase family protein, whose translation MTDPRDLLAEPLKLQCGAVLPHRLAKSALSEQLGDRRNAPSAELAQLYRTWARGGAGLLVTGNVMVDPAALGEPRNVAVPAEPDPAAYRSWAQSVDGTDAQLWVQLNHPGRQSPRYLSRQPVAPSAVPFGDRGVRTAFAAPRALTGDEIEAVVARFALSARTFVDAGFAGIQIHGAHGYLISQFLSPLVNRRDDEWGRDRSRFLLEVVRAVRGAVGDRVPVSVKLNSADFQRGGFAEDESLQVVRALGEAGIDLLEISGGTYERAVMMGSGRASTQRREAYFLDYAAKARQISDVALMVTGGFATTAGMAEALESGALDVIGIGRPFTVDPALPGRLLAGEDVRAERRCPHTGIRLADSLLEIQWHTQQMHRVAAGKPVDLKRGAWRALAQAGLSDPLNAFRRVRA comes from the coding sequence ATGACCGACCCCCGGGACCTGCTCGCCGAGCCGCTCAAGCTGCAGTGCGGGGCCGTGCTGCCGCATCGCCTCGCGAAGTCGGCGCTCAGCGAGCAGCTTGGCGACCGTCGCAACGCGCCTTCGGCCGAACTCGCGCAGCTGTACCGGACTTGGGCGCGCGGCGGGGCCGGCCTGCTGGTGACCGGCAACGTGATGGTCGATCCCGCCGCGCTCGGCGAACCGCGCAACGTCGCGGTGCCCGCCGAGCCCGACCCGGCGGCGTACCGGTCGTGGGCCCAGTCCGTGGACGGGACGGACGCGCAGTTGTGGGTTCAGCTCAACCACCCCGGTCGGCAGAGCCCTCGGTACTTGTCCCGGCAGCCGGTCGCGCCGTCGGCGGTGCCGTTCGGCGATCGAGGGGTGCGGACGGCGTTCGCGGCGCCGCGGGCGTTGACCGGGGACGAGATCGAAGCGGTGGTGGCGCGGTTCGCGTTGTCGGCGCGGACGTTCGTCGACGCCGGGTTCGCCGGAATCCAGATCCACGGCGCGCACGGATACCTGATTTCGCAGTTCCTGTCGCCGTTGGTGAATCGGCGCGACGACGAGTGGGGGCGCGACCGCAGCCGGTTCCTGCTCGAGGTGGTGCGCGCGGTCCGGGGCGCGGTGGGGGACCGCGTGCCGGTTTCGGTGAAGCTCAACAGCGCGGACTTCCAGCGCGGCGGCTTCGCCGAGGACGAGTCGTTGCAGGTGGTCCGCGCGCTCGGCGAGGCGGGAATCGACCTGCTGGAGATTTCCGGCGGCACGTACGAGCGGGCCGTGATGATGGGCTCCGGCCGGGCGAGCACGCAGCGGCGGGAGGCGTATTTCCTGGACTACGCGGCGAAAGCCCGCCAGATCAGCGACGTTGCGCTGATGGTCACCGGCGGGTTCGCCACGACGGCCGGGATGGCGGAGGCGCTGGAATCCGGTGCGCTGGACGTGATCGGGATCGGCCGTCCGTTCACTGTGGACCCCGCGCTGCCGGGACGGCTGCTCGCGGGCGAGGACGTCCGAGCCGAACGGCGGTGCCCGCACACGGGAATCCGGCTCGCCGACAGTCTGCTCGAGATCCAGTGGCACACCCAGCAGATGCACCGCGTCGCCGCGGGCAAACCGGTGGACCTGAAGCGCGGCGCGTGGCGGGCGCTCGCCCAGGCCGGGCTCAGCGATCCGCTGAACGCGTTTCGGCGGGTGCGCGCGTGA
- a CDS encoding MBL fold metallo-hydrolase, translating into MTAIVQNLVTSGVFELDGGSWDVDNNVWIVGDGSEVIVIDAAHDADAIADVVGDRTVRAIVCTHAHNDHVNAAPALADRTGAPILLHPADRVVWDLTHPDRAPDGDLADGQVITVAGTGLTVLHTPGHAPGAVCLHSPDLEVLFTGDTLFHGGPGATGRSYSDYPTIVKSIRDRLFPLPDATIVRTGHGEATTIGKEKAASSDWPAA; encoded by the coding sequence ATGACGGCCATAGTGCAGAACCTGGTCACGTCGGGCGTGTTCGAACTCGACGGCGGCAGCTGGGACGTGGACAACAACGTCTGGATAGTCGGCGACGGCTCCGAGGTGATCGTGATCGACGCCGCGCACGACGCGGACGCCATCGCGGACGTCGTCGGAGACCGCACGGTCCGCGCGATTGTCTGCACCCACGCGCACAACGACCACGTCAACGCCGCCCCCGCGCTGGCCGACCGCACCGGCGCCCCGATCCTGCTGCACCCGGCCGACCGCGTGGTCTGGGACCTGACCCACCCGGACCGCGCCCCCGACGGCGACCTGGCCGACGGACAGGTCATCACCGTCGCAGGAACCGGGCTCACCGTGCTGCACACGCCCGGCCACGCCCCCGGCGCGGTCTGCCTGCACAGCCCCGACCTGGAAGTCCTCTTCACCGGAGACACCCTGTTCCACGGCGGCCCCGGCGCGACCGGCCGCTCGTACTCCGACTACCCGACCATCGTGAAATCCATCCGAGACCGCCTCTTCCCCCTCCCCGACGCGACGATCGTCCGCACCGGCCACGGCGAGGCGACGACCATCGGCAAGGAAAAGGCCGCGTCGTCCGACTGGCCCGCCGCCTGA
- a CDS encoding DUF309 domain-containing protein — protein sequence MDSRDRDDRGRARNARPRDGLGRPLPYGSDGVPRQPEGVQRTPAETLAEAQYLLDAGRPFHAHEVFEDAWKATDGPERELWRGLAQLAVGLTHALRGNGNGAVALLERGAENIAPFRDEPPHGLDVAGLQRWAQALAAEARERVRVVPEVPRLAR from the coding sequence GTGGACAGCCGTGATCGCGACGACCGGGGACGGGCCCGCAACGCCCGCCCGCGTGACGGTCTGGGCCGCCCGCTGCCCTACGGCTCCGACGGCGTGCCGCGCCAGCCCGAAGGCGTGCAGCGGACCCCGGCGGAGACTCTGGCGGAGGCTCAGTACCTGCTGGACGCGGGCCGCCCGTTCCACGCGCACGAGGTGTTCGAGGACGCGTGGAAGGCGACGGACGGGCCGGAACGCGAGCTGTGGCGGGGTCTGGCCCAGCTGGCGGTGGGGCTGACACACGCGTTGCGCGGGAACGGGAACGGGGCGGTCGCGCTGCTGGAACGGGGCGCGGAGAACATCGCGCCGTTCCGGGACGAGCCGCCGCACGGGCTCGACGTGGCCGGGTTGCAGCGGTGGGCGCAAGCGCTTGCGGCGGAGGCCCGGGAGCGGGTCCGGGTGGTTCCGGAGGTTCCTCGGCTGGCCCGGTAG
- a CDS encoding GuaB1 family IMP dehydrogenase-related protein — translation MRFLDGHVPAHDLTYDDVFLLPNRSDVESRFGVDLSTVDGTGATIPLVVANMTAVAGRRMAETVARRGGLVVLPQDVDTAAVAEIVSWVKSRHAVWDTPLVLTGGDAVADALNLVHKRAHGAVVIVDGDGKPVGVVDEAACAGVDRFARLADVAEPAVVAVPLDTPPREVFELLHSHGGRLALGLDADGRLAGVLTAVGALRSEIYTPAADANGKLRVAAAVGVNGDVAAKAEAVLAAGVDTLVVDTAHGHQEKMIAALKAVRSVSPKVPVVAGNVVTAEGTRDLIHAGADVIKVGVGPGAMCTTRMMTGVGRPQFSAVAECAAAARELGKHVWADGGVRHPRDVALALAAGASAAMVGSWFAGTHESPGDLRYDEQGRPYKESFGMASKRAVGARTRTDNVFDRARKALFEEGISTSRMALDPARPGVEDLIDSICSGVRSSCTYAGARTLDEFHERAVLGVQSAAGFAEGRPLPSGW, via the coding sequence GTGCGCTTTCTGGATGGGCACGTGCCCGCTCACGACCTGACCTACGACGACGTGTTCCTGCTGCCGAACCGTTCGGACGTGGAATCCCGCTTCGGCGTCGACTTGTCCACTGTGGACGGCACAGGTGCGACGATCCCCTTGGTGGTGGCCAACATGACGGCCGTCGCCGGACGGCGGATGGCCGAGACCGTCGCTCGCCGCGGCGGGCTCGTCGTGCTTCCGCAGGACGTCGACACGGCCGCGGTGGCCGAAATCGTCTCCTGGGTGAAGTCCCGCCACGCCGTGTGGGACACGCCGCTGGTCCTCACCGGCGGCGACGCGGTGGCCGACGCCCTCAACCTCGTGCACAAACGAGCACACGGCGCGGTCGTCATCGTCGACGGCGACGGCAAGCCGGTCGGCGTCGTGGACGAGGCCGCCTGCGCCGGCGTCGACCGCTTCGCGCGGCTGGCCGACGTCGCCGAGCCCGCCGTCGTCGCCGTGCCGCTGGACACGCCGCCGCGCGAGGTCTTCGAACTCCTGCACAGCCACGGCGGACGGCTCGCCCTCGGCCTCGACGCCGACGGCCGCCTCGCCGGCGTCCTGACCGCGGTCGGCGCGCTGCGCTCGGAGATCTACACCCCGGCCGCCGACGCGAACGGCAAGCTGCGCGTGGCCGCCGCGGTCGGCGTGAACGGCGACGTCGCGGCGAAAGCCGAAGCGGTGCTCGCCGCGGGCGTCGACACGCTGGTCGTCGACACCGCGCACGGACACCAGGAAAAGATGATCGCCGCGCTCAAGGCGGTCCGTTCGGTGTCGCCGAAGGTGCCGGTCGTGGCGGGCAACGTCGTGACCGCCGAAGGCACGCGCGACCTCATCCACGCGGGCGCGGACGTCATCAAGGTCGGCGTCGGCCCCGGCGCGATGTGCACCACGCGGATGATGACCGGCGTCGGCCGCCCGCAGTTCTCCGCGGTCGCCGAATGCGCCGCGGCCGCCCGTGAGCTGGGCAAACACGTGTGGGCGGACGGCGGAGTCCGGCACCCGCGCGACGTCGCGCTGGCACTGGCCGCGGGCGCGTCGGCGGCGATGGTCGGCTCGTGGTTCGCGGGGACCCACGAATCCCCCGGCGACCTGCGGTACGACGAACAGGGCCGCCCGTACAAGGAGTCGTTCGGGATGGCGTCGAAGCGCGCCGTCGGAGCCCGCACGCGTACGGACAACGTCTTCGACCGCGCACGCAAGGCGCTGTTCGAGGAGGGCATCTCCACGTCGCGCATGGCGCTGGACCCGGCCCGGCCGGGCGTCGAGGACCTGATCGACTCGATCTGCTCGGGCGTCCGCTCGTCCTGCACCTACGCGGGCGCGCGCACGCTGGATGAGTTCCACGAGCGCGCTGTGTTGGGTGTGCAGTCCGCGGCCGGATTCGCGGAGGGACGTCCGCTGCCTTCCGGCTGGTAA